One segment of Arvicanthis niloticus isolate mArvNil1 chromosome 5, mArvNil1.pat.X, whole genome shotgun sequence DNA contains the following:
- the Kif2c gene encoding kinesin-like protein KIF2C isoform X3, giving the protein MELKIDIDDVAAINPELLQLLPLQPKDSLPLQENVTVPKQKRKSVNSKIPAPKEGLRSRSTRMSTVSEVRIPAQENEMEVELPVPTNSRKQFPIPTGHPRPSCSTVTELPLSMVSEEAEEQVQSTRSTSSANPGNSVRRKSCLVKEMEKMKNKREEKRAQNSEIRIKRAQEYDNSFPNWEFARMIKEFRVTMECNPLTVTDPIEEHRICVCVRKRPLNKQELAKKEIDVISVPSKCLLLVHEPKLKVDLTKYLENQAFCFDFAFDETASNEVVYRFTARPLVQTIFEGGKATCFAYGQTGSGKTHTMGGDLSGKSQNASKGIYAMASRDVFLLKSQPRYRSLNLEVYVTFFEIYNGKVFDLLNKKAKLRVLEDSKQQVQVVGLQEYLVTCADDVIKMLNVGSACRTSGQTFANSNSSRSHACFQILLRAKGRLHGKFSLVDLAGNERGADTSSADRQTRMEGAEINKSLLALKECIRALGQNKAHTPFRESKLTQVLRDSFIGENSRTCMIAMISPGISSCEYTLNTLRYADRVKELSPHSGPSGEQPVQMETEEMEASSNGTSLAGNEEEELSSQMSSFNEAMTQIRELEERAMEELREIIQQGPDWLELSEMTDQPDYDLETFVNKAESALTQQAKHFSALREVIKALRLAMQLEEQASKQINSKKRHQ; this is encoded by the exons ATGGAACTTAAG ATTGATATTGATGATGTGGCTGCAATAAACCCAGAGCTCTTACAGCTTCTTCCCTTACAACCGAAGGACAGTCTGCCACTGCAGGAAAACGTAACCGTCCCG aaGCAAAAACGCAAATCAGTCAACTCCAAAATTCCAGCTCCAAAAGAAG GCCTTCGAAGCCGCTCCACTAGAATGTCCACTGTCTCAGAAGTTCGAATCCCTGCTCAGGAGAATGAAATGGAGGTGGAGCTGCCTGTGCCTACAAACTCTCGCAAGCAGTTTCCCATTCCCA CAGGCCACCCTAGGCCCTCCTGCTCCACAGTGACAGAATTACCACTGTCGATGGTCAGTGAGGAGGCAGAAGAGCAGGTCCAGTCCACCCGAAGCACCTCCTCTGCGAACCCTGGGAATTCAG tTCGGAGGAAATCTTGTCTTgtgaaggagatggagaaaatgaagaacaaGCGTGAAGAGAAGCGGGCCCAGAACTCCGAGATAAGAATTAAACGAGCTCAG GAATATGACAACAGCTTTCCAAACTGGGAATTTGCCCGGATGATTAAAGAGTTCCGGGTTACTATGGAATGTAACCCACTTACTGTGACGGACCCA ATTGAAGAGCACAGgatctgtgtctgtgtcaggAAGCGCCCATTGAATAAACAAG AGCTGGCCAAGAAAGAAATCGATGTGATTTCTGTTCCCAGCAAGTGTCTCCTCCTGGTGCATGAACCCAAGCTAAAAGTGGACTTAACGAAGTACCTGGAGAACCAGGCTTTCTGCTTTGACTTTGCCTTTGATGAAACAGCTTCCAATGAAGTTGTCTACAG GTTCACAGCAAGACCACTGGTACAGACGATTTTTGAAGGGGGAAAAGCAACATGCTTTGCCTATGGACAGACAGGCAGTGGGAAGACACAT ACAATGGGTGGAGACCTGTCTGGTAAAAGTCAGAATGCATCTAAAGGGATCTATGCAATGGCTT CCCGGGACGTCTTCCTCCTAAAGAGTCAGCCTCGATACCGGAGCTTAAACCTGGAAGTTTATGTGACATTCTTTGAGATCTACAATGGGAAG GTGTTTGATCTGCTCAACAAAAAGGCCAAGTTACGTGTGCTGGAGGACAGCAAACAGCAGGTGCAGGTTGTGGGACTGCAGGAGTACCTGGTTACCTGTGCTGATGACGTCATCAAGATGCTCAACGTGGGCAGCGCCTGCAG GACTTCTGGACAAACATTTGCCAACTCCAATTCCTCCCGCTCCCACGCCTGCTTTCAGATTCTTCTTCGAGCTAAAGGGAGATTACATGGCAAATTCTCTTTGGTGGATCTGGCAGGGAATGAACGAGGGGCTGACACATCTAGTGCTGACCGGCAGACTCGCATGGAGGGAGCAGAAATTAACAAGTCACTCCTGGCTCTGAAG GAGTGCATCCGGGCACTGGGACAGAACAAGGCTCATACCCCATTCCGTGAGAGCAAGCTGACACAGGTGCTGAGGGACTCGTTCATTGGGGAGAACTCGAGGACGTGCATG ATCGCCATGATCTCACCAGGCATAAGCTCCTGTGAATACACATTAAACACGCTGAGATACGCAGACAG agtcAAGGAGCTGAGCCCCCACAGCGGGCCCAGTGGAGAGCAGCCAGTTCAGATGGAAACAGAAGAGATGGAAGCCAGCTCTAATGGGACCTCTCTGGCTGGCAAT gaagaagaggagctgtCTTCCCAGATGTCCAGCTTTAATGAAGCCATGACTCAGATCAGGGAGCTGGAAGAGAGGGCCATGGAAGAGCTCAGGGAGATCATACAG CAAGGACCAGACTGGCTTGAGCTCTCTGAGATGACGGATCAGCCAGACTATGACTTGGAGACCTTTGTGAACAAGGCAGAATCTGCCCTGACACAGCAGGCTAAGCACTTCTCAGCCCTCCGAGAAGTCATCAAGGCCCTGCGCCTGGCCATGCAACTGGAAGAACAGGctagcaaacaaataaacagcaagAAACGGCACCAATGA
- the Kif2c gene encoding kinesin-like protein KIF2C isoform X4, whose amino-acid sequence MELKIDIDDVAAINPELLQLLPLQPKDSLPLQENVTVPKQKRKSVNSKIPAPKEGLRSRSTRMSTVSEVRIPAQENEMEVELPVPTNSRKQFPIPSHPRPSCSTVTELPLSMVSEEAEEQVQSTRSTSSANPGNSVRRKSCLVKEMEKMKNKREEKRAQNSEIRIKRAQEYDNSFPNWEFARMIKEFRVTMECNPLTVTDPIEEHRICVCVRKRPLNKQELAKKEIDVISVPSKCLLLVHEPKLKVDLTKYLENQAFCFDFAFDETASNEVVYRFTARPLVQTIFEGGKATCFAYGQTGSGKTHTMGGDLSGKSQNASKGIYAMASRDVFLLKSQPRYRSLNLEVYVTFFEIYNGKVFDLLNKKAKLRVLEDSKQQVQVVGLQEYLVTCADDVIKMLNVGSACRTSGQTFANSNSSRSHACFQILLRAKGRLHGKFSLVDLAGNERGADTSSADRQTRMEGAEINKSLLALKECIRALGQNKAHTPFRESKLTQVLRDSFIGENSRTCMIAMISPGISSCEYTLNTLRYADRVKELSPHSGPSGEQPVQMETEEMEASSNGTSLAGNEEEELSSQMSSFNEAMTQIRELEERAMEELREIIQQGPDWLELSEMTDQPDYDLETFVNKAESALTQQAKHFSALREVIKALRLAMQLEEQASKQINSKKRHQ is encoded by the exons ATGGAACTTAAG ATTGATATTGATGATGTGGCTGCAATAAACCCAGAGCTCTTACAGCTTCTTCCCTTACAACCGAAGGACAGTCTGCCACTGCAGGAAAACGTAACCGTCCCG aaGCAAAAACGCAAATCAGTCAACTCCAAAATTCCAGCTCCAAAAGAAG GCCTTCGAAGCCGCTCCACTAGAATGTCCACTGTCTCAGAAGTTCGAATCCCTGCTCAGGAGAATGAAATGGAGGTGGAGCTGCCTGTGCCTACAAACTCTCGCAAGCAGTTTCCCATTCCCA GCCACCCTAGGCCCTCCTGCTCCACAGTGACAGAATTACCACTGTCGATGGTCAGTGAGGAGGCAGAAGAGCAGGTCCAGTCCACCCGAAGCACCTCCTCTGCGAACCCTGGGAATTCAG tTCGGAGGAAATCTTGTCTTgtgaaggagatggagaaaatgaagaacaaGCGTGAAGAGAAGCGGGCCCAGAACTCCGAGATAAGAATTAAACGAGCTCAG GAATATGACAACAGCTTTCCAAACTGGGAATTTGCCCGGATGATTAAAGAGTTCCGGGTTACTATGGAATGTAACCCACTTACTGTGACGGACCCA ATTGAAGAGCACAGgatctgtgtctgtgtcaggAAGCGCCCATTGAATAAACAAG AGCTGGCCAAGAAAGAAATCGATGTGATTTCTGTTCCCAGCAAGTGTCTCCTCCTGGTGCATGAACCCAAGCTAAAAGTGGACTTAACGAAGTACCTGGAGAACCAGGCTTTCTGCTTTGACTTTGCCTTTGATGAAACAGCTTCCAATGAAGTTGTCTACAG GTTCACAGCAAGACCACTGGTACAGACGATTTTTGAAGGGGGAAAAGCAACATGCTTTGCCTATGGACAGACAGGCAGTGGGAAGACACAT ACAATGGGTGGAGACCTGTCTGGTAAAAGTCAGAATGCATCTAAAGGGATCTATGCAATGGCTT CCCGGGACGTCTTCCTCCTAAAGAGTCAGCCTCGATACCGGAGCTTAAACCTGGAAGTTTATGTGACATTCTTTGAGATCTACAATGGGAAG GTGTTTGATCTGCTCAACAAAAAGGCCAAGTTACGTGTGCTGGAGGACAGCAAACAGCAGGTGCAGGTTGTGGGACTGCAGGAGTACCTGGTTACCTGTGCTGATGACGTCATCAAGATGCTCAACGTGGGCAGCGCCTGCAG GACTTCTGGACAAACATTTGCCAACTCCAATTCCTCCCGCTCCCACGCCTGCTTTCAGATTCTTCTTCGAGCTAAAGGGAGATTACATGGCAAATTCTCTTTGGTGGATCTGGCAGGGAATGAACGAGGGGCTGACACATCTAGTGCTGACCGGCAGACTCGCATGGAGGGAGCAGAAATTAACAAGTCACTCCTGGCTCTGAAG GAGTGCATCCGGGCACTGGGACAGAACAAGGCTCATACCCCATTCCGTGAGAGCAAGCTGACACAGGTGCTGAGGGACTCGTTCATTGGGGAGAACTCGAGGACGTGCATG ATCGCCATGATCTCACCAGGCATAAGCTCCTGTGAATACACATTAAACACGCTGAGATACGCAGACAG agtcAAGGAGCTGAGCCCCCACAGCGGGCCCAGTGGAGAGCAGCCAGTTCAGATGGAAACAGAAGAGATGGAAGCCAGCTCTAATGGGACCTCTCTGGCTGGCAAT gaagaagaggagctgtCTTCCCAGATGTCCAGCTTTAATGAAGCCATGACTCAGATCAGGGAGCTGGAAGAGAGGGCCATGGAAGAGCTCAGGGAGATCATACAG CAAGGACCAGACTGGCTTGAGCTCTCTGAGATGACGGATCAGCCAGACTATGACTTGGAGACCTTTGTGAACAAGGCAGAATCTGCCCTGACACAGCAGGCTAAGCACTTCTCAGCCCTCCGAGAAGTCATCAAGGCCCTGCGCCTGGCCATGCAACTGGAAGAACAGGctagcaaacaaataaacagcaagAAACGGCACCAATGA
- the Kif2c gene encoding kinesin-like protein KIF2C isoform X1, with protein sequence MESLHARLFPGLSINIQRSNGLIHRASISTVNLEKSCVSVEWTEGGATKGKEIDIDDVAAINPELLQLLPLQPKDSLPLQENVTVPKQKRKSVNSKIPAPKEGLRSRSTRMSTVSEVRIPAQENEMEVELPVPTNSRKQFPIPTGHPRPSCSTVTELPLSMVSEEAEEQVQSTRSTSSANPGNSVRRKSCLVKEMEKMKNKREEKRAQNSEIRIKRAQEYDNSFPNWEFARMIKEFRVTMECNPLTVTDPIEEHRICVCVRKRPLNKQELAKKEIDVISVPSKCLLLVHEPKLKVDLTKYLENQAFCFDFAFDETASNEVVYRFTARPLVQTIFEGGKATCFAYGQTGSGKTHTMGGDLSGKSQNASKGIYAMASRDVFLLKSQPRYRSLNLEVYVTFFEIYNGKVFDLLNKKAKLRVLEDSKQQVQVVGLQEYLVTCADDVIKMLNVGSACRTSGQTFANSNSSRSHACFQILLRAKGRLHGKFSLVDLAGNERGADTSSADRQTRMEGAEINKSLLALKECIRALGQNKAHTPFRESKLTQVLRDSFIGENSRTCMIAMISPGISSCEYTLNTLRYADRVKELSPHSGPSGEQPVQMETEEMEASSNGTSLAGNEEEELSSQMSSFNEAMTQIRELEERAMEELREIIQQGPDWLELSEMTDQPDYDLETFVNKAESALTQQAKHFSALREVIKALRLAMQLEEQASKQINSKKRHQ encoded by the exons ATGGAGTCGCTTCACGCACGATTGTTTCCTGGTCTGTCCATCAATATTCAACGCAGCAATG GCTTGATTCACAGAGCCAGTATAAGCACAGTGAACTTGGAGAAATCCTGTGTTTCAGTGGAATGGACGGAAGGAGGTGCCACAAAGGGCAAAGAG ATTGATATTGATGATGTGGCTGCAATAAACCCAGAGCTCTTACAGCTTCTTCCCTTACAACCGAAGGACAGTCTGCCACTGCAGGAAAACGTAACCGTCCCG aaGCAAAAACGCAAATCAGTCAACTCCAAAATTCCAGCTCCAAAAGAAG GCCTTCGAAGCCGCTCCACTAGAATGTCCACTGTCTCAGAAGTTCGAATCCCTGCTCAGGAGAATGAAATGGAGGTGGAGCTGCCTGTGCCTACAAACTCTCGCAAGCAGTTTCCCATTCCCA CAGGCCACCCTAGGCCCTCCTGCTCCACAGTGACAGAATTACCACTGTCGATGGTCAGTGAGGAGGCAGAAGAGCAGGTCCAGTCCACCCGAAGCACCTCCTCTGCGAACCCTGGGAATTCAG tTCGGAGGAAATCTTGTCTTgtgaaggagatggagaaaatgaagaacaaGCGTGAAGAGAAGCGGGCCCAGAACTCCGAGATAAGAATTAAACGAGCTCAG GAATATGACAACAGCTTTCCAAACTGGGAATTTGCCCGGATGATTAAAGAGTTCCGGGTTACTATGGAATGTAACCCACTTACTGTGACGGACCCA ATTGAAGAGCACAGgatctgtgtctgtgtcaggAAGCGCCCATTGAATAAACAAG AGCTGGCCAAGAAAGAAATCGATGTGATTTCTGTTCCCAGCAAGTGTCTCCTCCTGGTGCATGAACCCAAGCTAAAAGTGGACTTAACGAAGTACCTGGAGAACCAGGCTTTCTGCTTTGACTTTGCCTTTGATGAAACAGCTTCCAATGAAGTTGTCTACAG GTTCACAGCAAGACCACTGGTACAGACGATTTTTGAAGGGGGAAAAGCAACATGCTTTGCCTATGGACAGACAGGCAGTGGGAAGACACAT ACAATGGGTGGAGACCTGTCTGGTAAAAGTCAGAATGCATCTAAAGGGATCTATGCAATGGCTT CCCGGGACGTCTTCCTCCTAAAGAGTCAGCCTCGATACCGGAGCTTAAACCTGGAAGTTTATGTGACATTCTTTGAGATCTACAATGGGAAG GTGTTTGATCTGCTCAACAAAAAGGCCAAGTTACGTGTGCTGGAGGACAGCAAACAGCAGGTGCAGGTTGTGGGACTGCAGGAGTACCTGGTTACCTGTGCTGATGACGTCATCAAGATGCTCAACGTGGGCAGCGCCTGCAG GACTTCTGGACAAACATTTGCCAACTCCAATTCCTCCCGCTCCCACGCCTGCTTTCAGATTCTTCTTCGAGCTAAAGGGAGATTACATGGCAAATTCTCTTTGGTGGATCTGGCAGGGAATGAACGAGGGGCTGACACATCTAGTGCTGACCGGCAGACTCGCATGGAGGGAGCAGAAATTAACAAGTCACTCCTGGCTCTGAAG GAGTGCATCCGGGCACTGGGACAGAACAAGGCTCATACCCCATTCCGTGAGAGCAAGCTGACACAGGTGCTGAGGGACTCGTTCATTGGGGAGAACTCGAGGACGTGCATG ATCGCCATGATCTCACCAGGCATAAGCTCCTGTGAATACACATTAAACACGCTGAGATACGCAGACAG agtcAAGGAGCTGAGCCCCCACAGCGGGCCCAGTGGAGAGCAGCCAGTTCAGATGGAAACAGAAGAGATGGAAGCCAGCTCTAATGGGACCTCTCTGGCTGGCAAT gaagaagaggagctgtCTTCCCAGATGTCCAGCTTTAATGAAGCCATGACTCAGATCAGGGAGCTGGAAGAGAGGGCCATGGAAGAGCTCAGGGAGATCATACAG CAAGGACCAGACTGGCTTGAGCTCTCTGAGATGACGGATCAGCCAGACTATGACTTGGAGACCTTTGTGAACAAGGCAGAATCTGCCCTGACACAGCAGGCTAAGCACTTCTCAGCCCTCCGAGAAGTCATCAAGGCCCTGCGCCTGGCCATGCAACTGGAAGAACAGGctagcaaacaaataaacagcaagAAACGGCACCAATGA
- the Kif2c gene encoding kinesin-like protein KIF2C isoform X2, translating to MESLHARLFPGLSINIQRSNGLIHRASISTVNLEKSCVSVEWTEGGATKGKEIDIDDVAAINPELLQLLPLQPKDSLPLQENVTVPKQKRKSVNSKIPAPKEGLRSRSTRMSTVSEVRIPAQENEMEVELPVPTNSRKQFPIPSHPRPSCSTVTELPLSMVSEEAEEQVQSTRSTSSANPGNSVRRKSCLVKEMEKMKNKREEKRAQNSEIRIKRAQEYDNSFPNWEFARMIKEFRVTMECNPLTVTDPIEEHRICVCVRKRPLNKQELAKKEIDVISVPSKCLLLVHEPKLKVDLTKYLENQAFCFDFAFDETASNEVVYRFTARPLVQTIFEGGKATCFAYGQTGSGKTHTMGGDLSGKSQNASKGIYAMASRDVFLLKSQPRYRSLNLEVYVTFFEIYNGKVFDLLNKKAKLRVLEDSKQQVQVVGLQEYLVTCADDVIKMLNVGSACRTSGQTFANSNSSRSHACFQILLRAKGRLHGKFSLVDLAGNERGADTSSADRQTRMEGAEINKSLLALKECIRALGQNKAHTPFRESKLTQVLRDSFIGENSRTCMIAMISPGISSCEYTLNTLRYADRVKELSPHSGPSGEQPVQMETEEMEASSNGTSLAGNEEEELSSQMSSFNEAMTQIRELEERAMEELREIIQQGPDWLELSEMTDQPDYDLETFVNKAESALTQQAKHFSALREVIKALRLAMQLEEQASKQINSKKRHQ from the exons ATGGAGTCGCTTCACGCACGATTGTTTCCTGGTCTGTCCATCAATATTCAACGCAGCAATG GCTTGATTCACAGAGCCAGTATAAGCACAGTGAACTTGGAGAAATCCTGTGTTTCAGTGGAATGGACGGAAGGAGGTGCCACAAAGGGCAAAGAG ATTGATATTGATGATGTGGCTGCAATAAACCCAGAGCTCTTACAGCTTCTTCCCTTACAACCGAAGGACAGTCTGCCACTGCAGGAAAACGTAACCGTCCCG aaGCAAAAACGCAAATCAGTCAACTCCAAAATTCCAGCTCCAAAAGAAG GCCTTCGAAGCCGCTCCACTAGAATGTCCACTGTCTCAGAAGTTCGAATCCCTGCTCAGGAGAATGAAATGGAGGTGGAGCTGCCTGTGCCTACAAACTCTCGCAAGCAGTTTCCCATTCCCA GCCACCCTAGGCCCTCCTGCTCCACAGTGACAGAATTACCACTGTCGATGGTCAGTGAGGAGGCAGAAGAGCAGGTCCAGTCCACCCGAAGCACCTCCTCTGCGAACCCTGGGAATTCAG tTCGGAGGAAATCTTGTCTTgtgaaggagatggagaaaatgaagaacaaGCGTGAAGAGAAGCGGGCCCAGAACTCCGAGATAAGAATTAAACGAGCTCAG GAATATGACAACAGCTTTCCAAACTGGGAATTTGCCCGGATGATTAAAGAGTTCCGGGTTACTATGGAATGTAACCCACTTACTGTGACGGACCCA ATTGAAGAGCACAGgatctgtgtctgtgtcaggAAGCGCCCATTGAATAAACAAG AGCTGGCCAAGAAAGAAATCGATGTGATTTCTGTTCCCAGCAAGTGTCTCCTCCTGGTGCATGAACCCAAGCTAAAAGTGGACTTAACGAAGTACCTGGAGAACCAGGCTTTCTGCTTTGACTTTGCCTTTGATGAAACAGCTTCCAATGAAGTTGTCTACAG GTTCACAGCAAGACCACTGGTACAGACGATTTTTGAAGGGGGAAAAGCAACATGCTTTGCCTATGGACAGACAGGCAGTGGGAAGACACAT ACAATGGGTGGAGACCTGTCTGGTAAAAGTCAGAATGCATCTAAAGGGATCTATGCAATGGCTT CCCGGGACGTCTTCCTCCTAAAGAGTCAGCCTCGATACCGGAGCTTAAACCTGGAAGTTTATGTGACATTCTTTGAGATCTACAATGGGAAG GTGTTTGATCTGCTCAACAAAAAGGCCAAGTTACGTGTGCTGGAGGACAGCAAACAGCAGGTGCAGGTTGTGGGACTGCAGGAGTACCTGGTTACCTGTGCTGATGACGTCATCAAGATGCTCAACGTGGGCAGCGCCTGCAG GACTTCTGGACAAACATTTGCCAACTCCAATTCCTCCCGCTCCCACGCCTGCTTTCAGATTCTTCTTCGAGCTAAAGGGAGATTACATGGCAAATTCTCTTTGGTGGATCTGGCAGGGAATGAACGAGGGGCTGACACATCTAGTGCTGACCGGCAGACTCGCATGGAGGGAGCAGAAATTAACAAGTCACTCCTGGCTCTGAAG GAGTGCATCCGGGCACTGGGACAGAACAAGGCTCATACCCCATTCCGTGAGAGCAAGCTGACACAGGTGCTGAGGGACTCGTTCATTGGGGAGAACTCGAGGACGTGCATG ATCGCCATGATCTCACCAGGCATAAGCTCCTGTGAATACACATTAAACACGCTGAGATACGCAGACAG agtcAAGGAGCTGAGCCCCCACAGCGGGCCCAGTGGAGAGCAGCCAGTTCAGATGGAAACAGAAGAGATGGAAGCCAGCTCTAATGGGACCTCTCTGGCTGGCAAT gaagaagaggagctgtCTTCCCAGATGTCCAGCTTTAATGAAGCCATGACTCAGATCAGGGAGCTGGAAGAGAGGGCCATGGAAGAGCTCAGGGAGATCATACAG CAAGGACCAGACTGGCTTGAGCTCTCTGAGATGACGGATCAGCCAGACTATGACTTGGAGACCTTTGTGAACAAGGCAGAATCTGCCCTGACACAGCAGGCTAAGCACTTCTCAGCCCTCCGAGAAGTCATCAAGGCCCTGCGCCTGGCCATGCAACTGGAAGAACAGGctagcaaacaaataaacagcaagAAACGGCACCAATGA